A genomic stretch from Algoriphagus halophilus includes:
- a CDS encoding MBL fold metallo-hydrolase, with protein sequence MKIEQIYTGCLAQGAYYIESDGEAAVIDPLREVQPYIEKAERRNAKIKYVFETHFHADFVSGHQDLSAKTGAPIVYGPTTMKMGFDAIVAEDGQEFQIGKVKVKVIHTPGHTMESSCFLLYNEEGKPEAIFTGDTLFIGDVGRPDLAQKVVKDLTQEKLAGHLYDSLRNKIMPLPDDLIVYPAHGAGSACGKNMSKETSDTLGNQKKTNYALQEMTKEEFIKEVLTGLTPPPAYFPQNVMMNIEGYDSIDEVLERGVKPLTPAQFEAAANETGALILDTRAPQTFAKGFVPNSVNIGIDGSFAVWVGAMIPDLKQEILVVADEGREEEVITRLARVGYDYALGYLEGGIESWKKAGHELDSIESISAEELAKRKEKDPELTILDVRKNSEYLSEHVVDAENAPLDYINESMLKVDKDKTYYVHCAGGYRSMVFNSILRARGYDNLIDVDGGFKAIKESEKFQVTDYVCPTTLL encoded by the coding sequence ATGAAAATCGAACAAATTTATACCGGCTGTTTAGCTCAAGGAGCTTACTACATTGAGTCAGATGGCGAAGCAGCGGTGATTGATCCGTTAAGAGAAGTTCAGCCTTATATTGAAAAAGCTGAAAGAAGAAATGCGAAGATCAAGTACGTGTTTGAAACACACTTTCATGCTGATTTCGTGTCTGGTCACCAAGATCTTTCTGCGAAGACTGGTGCGCCTATCGTGTATGGACCAACGACCATGAAAATGGGATTTGATGCAATCGTAGCTGAAGATGGTCAGGAATTTCAGATAGGTAAGGTGAAAGTGAAAGTGATTCACACTCCAGGACATACGATGGAGAGTTCTTGTTTCCTACTTTACAATGAGGAAGGAAAGCCAGAAGCCATCTTTACCGGAGATACCTTATTCATCGGTGATGTAGGTAGACCTGATTTAGCCCAAAAAGTAGTGAAGGATTTGACCCAAGAGAAATTGGCAGGTCATTTATATGATTCCCTTAGAAATAAAATCATGCCCCTTCCAGATGATTTGATTGTCTATCCGGCACACGGAGCAGGTTCAGCATGTGGAAAAAACATGAGCAAGGAGACTTCAGATACCCTTGGTAACCAAAAGAAGACCAATTATGCGCTTCAGGAAATGACCAAAGAGGAGTTTATCAAAGAAGTACTTACAGGTTTAACTCCTCCTCCAGCATATTTCCCTCAAAACGTGATGATGAATATCGAAGGATATGACAGCATTGATGAGGTATTGGAAAGAGGTGTGAAACCATTGACACCTGCGCAATTTGAAGCTGCTGCAAATGAAACAGGAGCGTTGATCTTGGATACAAGAGCCCCTCAGACTTTCGCCAAGGGATTTGTGCCTAACTCTGTGAATATCGGAATTGACGGAAGTTTTGCAGTATGGGTAGGAGCAATGATTCCCGACTTGAAACAAGAGATATTGGTGGTAGCGGATGAAGGTAGAGAAGAAGAAGTAATCACCAGGTTAGCAAGAGTAGGTTATGACTATGCTTTAGGCTATTTGGAAGGGGGAATTGAGTCCTGGAAAAAAGCTGGACATGAATTGGATTCAATAGAATCTATTTCTGCAGAAGAGCTTGCAAAAAGAAAAGAGAAAGATCCTGAATTGACTATTCTGGATGTTAGAAAGAACAGTGAATACTTATCAGAACATGTAGTAGATGCTGAAAACGCACCATTGGACTACATCAATGAGAGTATGTTGAAAGTAGACAAGGATAAAACTTACTACGTTCATTGTGCTGGCGGATATCGATCAATGGTGTTTAATTCCATTTTGAGAGCGAGAGGATATGATAATTTAATCGATGTGGATGGAGGATTTAAGGCCATCAAAGAATCCGAGAAGTTTCAGGTGACAGATTACGTTTGCCCGACTACACTTCTCTAA
- a CDS encoding DUF6691 family protein yields MKVAEKNIQGAAVCDAPNSQENIEKGLALVKYMIVGILFGIVFVKAEIISWFRIQEMFRLQSFHMYGVIGSAIITGIISIQIIKRFNIKTIKGETVNIPKKEFRKGQIIGGFIFGLGWAITGACPGPLFAQIGSGFTIVFVTLISAIAGTWVYGKFAKKLPN; encoded by the coding sequence ATGAAAGTAGCAGAAAAAAATATACAAGGGGCTGCAGTATGTGATGCTCCAAACTCTCAAGAGAATATTGAAAAAGGCCTAGCCTTAGTAAAATACATGATTGTCGGAATTTTGTTTGGAATCGTGTTTGTCAAAGCTGAAATCATTTCTTGGTTTAGAATTCAGGAAATGTTCCGTCTTCAGTCTTTCCATATGTATGGAGTCATTGGTTCCGCGATCATTACCGGGATCATTTCCATCCAGATCATCAAACGATTCAACATCAAGACGATCAAAGGAGAGACTGTCAATATTCCTAAAAAGGAATTTAGGAAAGGACAGATTATCGGAGGATTCATCTTTGGTTTAGGATGGGCGATTACCGGAGCTTGTCCAGGACCATTGTTTGCTCAAATAGGAAGTGGATTTACCATTGTATTTGTAACCTTGATTTCAGCTATAGCGGGAACCTGGGTATATGGAAAATTTGCGAAGAAGCTTCCAAATTAA
- a CDS encoding YeeE/YedE family protein, with protein sequence MNQFIDWITQPWPWYVAGPMIGLTVPTLLLIGNKTFGISSSLRHVCAICVPAGIPFFTYNWKKEMWNMLFVLGVLIGGFIATNYLANPNDFILADQTKADLTALGITDFSGLMPSDIFDWSVLFTAKGLLFFVIGGFLVGFGTRYAGGCTSGHAIMGISSLQWPSLVATIFFMLGGFVMTHLLLGPLMSLVGF encoded by the coding sequence ATGAATCAATTTATCGACTGGATTACCCAGCCTTGGCCTTGGTACGTAGCGGGCCCAATGATTGGCCTTACAGTGCCAACGTTGCTCTTAATTGGAAATAAGACCTTTGGGATTTCCTCTTCCTTGCGACATGTCTGCGCCATTTGCGTACCTGCAGGCATCCCTTTCTTTACCTATAACTGGAAAAAAGAAATGTGGAACATGTTGTTTGTGTTAGGGGTGTTAATTGGTGGTTTTATAGCGACTAATTACTTGGCAAACCCCAATGATTTTATCCTGGCAGATCAGACAAAAGCTGATTTAACAGCTTTGGGTATCACGGATTTCTCTGGCCTGATGCCATCTGACATCTTTGACTGGAGCGTTTTATTTACTGCGAAAGGCCTTTTGTTCTTCGTGATTGGAGGGTTCCTAGTGGGCTTTGGAACCCGATATGCAGGAGGATGTACTTCCGGGCATGCGATCATGGGAATTAGTTCACTTCAGTGGCCATCCTTGGTAGCTACCATTTTCTTTATGCTTGGCGGTTTTGTGATGACTCATTTGTTGTTGGGACCTTTGATGTCTTTGGTGGGATTTTAA